Proteins encoded within one genomic window of Companilactobacillus zhachilii:
- a CDS encoding APC family permease, with product MRDKKLNLFSTVMFGLSAIIGSGWMFGSSQAAKIAGPAAIIAWILGAILVAMIAMVYVEIGTMFPEDGAMSRFTMYTHGSLLGHVFSWANWLSLLAILPIEAVASTQYMSTWPWKWAQWTHGFMEKGQLSFSGIMMATVMLLIFTLINYWSVTIMAKFNNFISVFKIVVPIVTMILLVSAHFDLNNMGTTVHQFMPYGTSSIFVAIGSAGIIYSYVAFQTVINLGNDIIKPAVNIRRGIIYSLLISALIYIALQIVFIGALPSSIVSGGWSKISFNSPFADLAILLNIYWLSTLIYFTAFISPIGSGIAFSASASKSLSSMPKNKHLPKILSKSNNSYNTPRIALMVDFFVSVVLILLFKNWALLSRVVAASTLISLLSGPVVAGSLRKMGPDFKRPTKIRGMKYLAPVVFDLISLAIYWSMFPTTVEVIIIIIVGLPIYFVYDFRRGFKEFKQKFYASLWLIVHLFGLSLISWIGSQHFGGMNLIQYPLDFLVIVIFSTVIYYWAINSSYHSGYFDDARRLNSTVNWDEE from the coding sequence ATGAGAGATAAAAAATTAAATTTGTTCTCAACAGTGATGTTTGGCTTGAGCGCTATCATTGGCTCAGGTTGGATGTTTGGTTCCAGTCAGGCAGCTAAGATTGCCGGACCAGCAGCCATTATCGCTTGGATCTTGGGAGCAATTTTAGTAGCAATGATAGCGATGGTTTATGTCGAAATTGGAACGATGTTTCCTGAAGATGGGGCAATGAGTCGTTTTACGATGTATACACATGGGTCACTATTAGGACATGTATTTTCGTGGGCTAATTGGTTATCGCTATTGGCTATTTTGCCCATTGAAGCAGTGGCGTCTACACAATATATGAGTACTTGGCCTTGGAAATGGGCTCAATGGACACATGGCTTTATGGAAAAAGGGCAATTATCATTTAGCGGGATTATGATGGCAACAGTCATGTTGTTAATCTTTACATTAATAAATTATTGGTCAGTTACGATCATGGCCAAATTTAATAACTTTATATCAGTCTTCAAAATTGTTGTTCCTATCGTCACGATGATACTGTTAGTTTCAGCTCATTTCGATTTGAATAATATGGGAACGACGGTGCATCAATTTATGCCTTATGGAACGTCGTCGATTTTTGTGGCCATAGGTAGTGCCGGAATTATTTATTCATATGTGGCGTTTCAAACGGTTATTAATCTTGGAAATGATATTATCAAGCCGGCAGTTAATATTCGTCGGGGAATTATTTATTCATTATTAATCAGTGCGTTAATTTATATTGCTTTACAAATTGTTTTTATTGGTGCTTTACCAAGCTCAATCGTGAGTGGTGGTTGGTCAAAAATTAGTTTCAATTCACCATTTGCAGATTTGGCTATTTTGCTAAATATTTATTGGTTGTCAACTTTGATTTACTTTACGGCCTTTATTTCACCAATTGGAAGTGGAATTGCCTTTTCAGCTTCAGCTAGTAAATCATTGTCGTCAATGCCTAAAAATAAGCACCTGCCAAAGATTTTGAGTAAGTCTAATAATAGTTACAACACTCCTAGAATCGCGCTGATGGTTGATTTTTTTGTCAGTGTAGTCTTAATACTTTTATTTAAAAATTGGGCGTTGTTGTCACGAGTTGTGGCTGCGTCAACGTTGATTTCGTTATTATCAGGTCCGGTTGTGGCTGGTAGCCTTCGGAAAATGGGCCCTGATTTCAAGCGACCAACCAAGATTCGTGGTATGAAATATTTGGCTCCGGTTGTTTTTGACTTGATTAGTTTAGCAATCTATTGGTCAATGTTTCCAACGACGGTCGAAGTTATAATAATTATTATTGTTGGTTTGCCAATTTATTTTGTATATGATTTTCGCCGAGGCTTTAAAGAGTTTAAGCAAAAATTTTATGCGAGTTTGTGGCTGATTGTTCATTTGTTTGGATTATCGCTTATTTCATGGATTGGAAGTCAACATTTTGGTGGGATGAATTTAATTCAATATCCGCTTGATTTCTTAGTGATTGTTATTTTTTCAACTGTGATTTATTATTGGGCAATTAATTCTTCTTATCATTCAGGGTATTTCGATGACGCAAGAAGACTTAATTCTACTGTGAACTGGGATGAAGAATAA
- a CDS encoding YbbR-like domain-containing protein, with translation MIKKIINSNYFYAFIALCCSLWLFFFVSTPGVGSTRDSNQSNTSTVTKRATLTVPLQLQADVDKYYITGYPENVKVTIEGPSALVTATKNTQNFNLYLNLKDLSIGQHRVQIKESGLNSELTYSIKPKYVTVNIQRRETKKFAVDVDYNKESLATGYEAGKTEVSPDTVTVTGAASEIEKIARVIVKPILPKGIKSTFDQEVLVQALDKNGKTVNVTLDPQTVHVKIPITIQSKQVSINLKQQGDSNNSNLSLESDVKNIRVFGTQSQIDAINSSVDIPVDVSDVTGNTKKSIDLGDVLGNKVAFTDPETISVSINTGSSSSSTNNSSSNSANTNNSNNNSNSTNNSSSTNNDSTEDNNNSEQ, from the coding sequence ATGATAAAGAAGATAATAAATAGTAACTATTTTTATGCCTTTATCGCCCTCTGCTGTTCTTTATGGTTGTTCTTTTTTGTAAGTACACCAGGCGTAGGCTCAACGAGAGATTCTAATCAATCGAATACATCAACAGTGACGAAACGGGCTACTTTAACGGTGCCGTTGCAATTACAAGCTGATGTTGATAAGTATTACATCACTGGCTATCCTGAAAATGTCAAAGTAACAATTGAAGGTCCATCGGCTCTTGTTACAGCAACCAAAAATACACAAAACTTTAATCTCTATTTGAATTTAAAAGATTTATCGATTGGACAGCATCGGGTTCAAATTAAGGAATCTGGTTTGAATAGTGAATTAACTTATAGTATTAAACCGAAGTATGTCACTGTTAACATTCAACGCCGTGAGACGAAGAAGTTTGCAGTTGATGTTGATTATAATAAAGAATCATTGGCAACTGGCTATGAGGCAGGGAAAACTGAAGTTTCTCCTGACACTGTGACAGTTACTGGTGCTGCATCTGAAATTGAAAAAATTGCTAGAGTAATTGTAAAGCCAATTTTACCTAAGGGAATAAAATCGACGTTTGATCAAGAAGTTTTAGTGCAAGCTCTCGATAAAAATGGTAAAACTGTAAATGTTACATTGGATCCGCAAACAGTTCACGTTAAAATTCCAATTACTATCCAAAGTAAACAAGTTTCAATTAATTTGAAACAACAGGGAGATTCAAATAATTCAAATTTATCACTTGAATCTGATGTGAAAAACATTAGAGTTTTCGGGACGCAATCGCAAATAGATGCTATCAACAGTTCTGTAGATATCCCTGTTGATGTGAGCGATGTGACTGGAAATACCAAGAAATCAATCGATTTAGGTGATGTTTTGGGTAATAAAGTGGCTTTTACAGATCCAGAAACTATTAGTGTTTCGATAAATACGGGTTCATCCAGTTCATCGACAAACAATAGCAGTAGCAATAGTGCTAATACAAATAATTCAAACAACAATAGTAATAGCACAAATAATTCGAGTTCGACTAACAACGACTCGACTGAAGATAATAATAATAGCGAACAATAA
- the cdaA gene encoding diadenylate cyclase CdaA: MNFIPSNIFTWQNLANLVDILVVWYFLYKVLSMLRGTKAVQLLKGIVIIFGIKLVSWALNLHTVSFLMDQLINWGIIVIVIIFQPEIRRGLEHLGRMPLFSSTSNEEGKTKNHLIESLDQAIQYMSKRRIGALITLEMNTGLEEYVETGIDLDAEVTGALLINIFIPNTPLHDGAVIVRNNRISVAAAYLPLSESNTIPKELGTRHRAAVGISEVTDAITIVVSEETGGVMITRNGHMMLDLSREDYLKYLHAQLKDPNENDNHSLLDFFKIGRKKKEGQDDKEDNK; this comes from the coding sequence ATGAATTTTATACCAAGCAATATTTTTACGTGGCAGAATTTGGCTAACTTGGTTGATATCTTGGTAGTCTGGTATTTCCTTTATAAAGTTCTGTCAATGTTACGAGGAACCAAAGCGGTACAGCTTCTAAAAGGAATCGTGATAATTTTTGGTATAAAGCTTGTTAGTTGGGCTTTGAATCTACACACTGTTTCTTTTTTGATGGATCAACTGATTAATTGGGGAATTATCGTTATTGTGATTATTTTCCAACCAGAAATCCGTCGGGGCTTGGAGCACTTAGGGCGCATGCCGCTGTTTAGTTCGACAAGTAATGAAGAAGGTAAGACTAAGAATCATTTGATTGAAAGTTTGGATCAAGCGATTCAGTACATGAGTAAGCGTAGAATTGGTGCATTGATCACGTTGGAAATGAATACTGGTTTGGAAGAATATGTCGAAACTGGGATTGATTTGGATGCCGAAGTTACTGGTGCCTTGTTGATCAATATTTTCATTCCTAATACGCCATTGCATGATGGGGCGGTTATCGTTCGTAATAATCGAATATCCGTTGCCGCCGCTTATTTGCCACTATCGGAAAGTAACACTATTCCCAAGGAATTAGGAACTCGTCATCGAGCTGCGGTGGGTATTAGTGAAGTGACTGACGCAATCACCATTGTTGTTTCTGAGGAAACCGGTGGGGTAATGATTACCCGCAATGGACATATGATGCTTGATCTTTCCCGTGAGGATTATCTGAAGTATCTTCATGCACAATTAAAGGATCCAAATGAGAATGATAATCACTCTCTACTCGATTTCTTTAAGATTGGTCGAAAGAAGAAGGAGGGCCAAGATGATAAAGAAGATAATAAATAG
- the glmS gene encoding glutamine--fructose-6-phosphate transaminase (isomerizing), whose product MCGIVGVIGNKKTTDILLNGLEKLEYRGYDSAGIYVNDQNGKDYLVKEVGKISKLENAVSDDVQGLVGIGHTRWATHGTPTVENAHPHFSEDNRFYLVHNGVLTNYEELKNKYLADVKFSSQTDTEVAVQLVDHFAKEGLDGEAAFRKALGLIEGSYAFAMVDKEQPDRIFVAKNKSPLLIGLGDGFNVICSDAMAMLDQTHQFVEIHDGEVVILKKGSVEISKLDGTAIQRDPYTVDLDASDISKGTYDHYMLKEIDEQPNVMRKISQHYLNDDGTMNIDPKLLDEMKKADRLYIVAAGTSYHAGLVGKNIFEKVADIPVDVELGSEFGYHMPKLSKHPFFIFLSQSGETADSRQVLVKVNEMNLPSLTITNVPNSTLSREATFTMELLAGPEIAVASTKAYTAQIAVEAVLAQALGQAQGVDAAKDFNVKKQLALAANGIQTIVDEKATIKKLTADFLTDKNDAFYIGRGIDYALSLEAALKLKEISYIHAEGFAAGELKHGTIALIEKDTPVIAYVNDGIGASHTRGNIQEVQARGAHVLVIASQKYAEAGDQIIIPEIDELISSIISVVPAQLIAYYASLARGNDVDKPRNLAKSVTVE is encoded by the coding sequence ATGTGTGGAATTGTTGGAGTTATTGGAAATAAGAAAACTACTGATATTTTATTAAACGGATTAGAGAAACTTGAATACCGTGGCTACGATTCAGCCGGTATTTACGTTAATGATCAAAACGGTAAAGATTATTTAGTTAAAGAAGTTGGCAAAATTAGTAAATTGGAAAATGCGGTGTCAGACGATGTTCAAGGACTTGTTGGTATCGGGCACACAAGATGGGCTACTCATGGAACACCAACTGTTGAAAATGCTCATCCTCATTTTTCAGAAGATAATCGTTTCTACTTGGTTCACAATGGTGTTTTGACAAATTATGAAGAATTGAAAAATAAATATTTAGCTGATGTTAAATTTAGCAGTCAAACTGATACTGAAGTTGCTGTACAATTGGTTGATCATTTTGCAAAAGAAGGGCTTGATGGAGAAGCTGCTTTTAGAAAGGCTCTTGGCTTGATTGAAGGTTCATATGCTTTCGCTATGGTTGATAAGGAACAACCTGATCGTATCTTTGTTGCTAAGAATAAGAGTCCATTGTTGATTGGTTTAGGCGATGGCTTCAATGTAATTTGTTCAGATGCGATGGCAATGCTTGATCAGACACATCAATTTGTTGAAATTCATGATGGTGAAGTAGTGATTCTCAAGAAGGGTTCCGTTGAAATTAGTAAGCTTGATGGAACTGCTATTCAAAGAGATCCATATACAGTTGATCTTGATGCTAGTGATATTTCTAAAGGTACATACGACCACTACATGCTTAAAGAAATTGATGAGCAACCTAATGTAATGAGAAAAATTTCTCAGCATTATCTAAATGACGATGGCACAATGAACATTGATCCTAAGTTGTTAGATGAAATGAAAAAAGCTGATCGTTTATATATCGTAGCTGCCGGAACAAGTTATCATGCTGGTTTAGTTGGTAAAAATATTTTTGAAAAGGTTGCTGATATTCCAGTCGATGTTGAGTTAGGTAGTGAGTTTGGTTATCATATGCCAAAACTTTCAAAGCATCCATTCTTCATCTTCTTATCACAAAGTGGTGAGACGGCTGATAGTCGTCAAGTGCTTGTTAAAGTTAATGAAATGAATTTACCAAGTTTGACAATTACTAATGTTCCAAATTCAACACTTTCACGTGAAGCTACTTTCACAATGGAATTGTTAGCTGGACCAGAGATTGCTGTTGCTTCAACTAAAGCCTACACAGCTCAAATTGCTGTTGAAGCAGTTTTAGCCCAAGCATTAGGACAAGCTCAAGGAGTGGACGCTGCTAAGGATTTCAATGTTAAGAAACAATTGGCTTTGGCCGCTAATGGAATTCAAACTATTGTGGATGAAAAGGCTACAATTAAAAAATTAACTGCAGACTTTTTAACTGATAAAAATGATGCCTTCTATATTGGCCGTGGAATTGATTATGCCTTGTCACTAGAAGCTGCTTTGAAATTGAAAGAAATTTCTTATATTCACGCTGAAGGCTTTGCCGCTGGGGAATTAAAACACGGAACAATTGCTTTGATTGAAAAGGATACGCCAGTTATTGCTTACGTTAATGATGGAATTGGTGCTAGTCATACACGTGGAAATATCCAAGAAGTTCAAGCCCGTGGAGCACATGTTCTAGTAATCGCTAGTCAAAAATATGCTGAAGCTGGTGATCAAATTATTATCCCTGAAATTGATGAATTGATTTCATCAATTATCAGTGTTGTACCAGCACAATTGATTGCATATTACGCAAGTTTGGCACGTGGTAATGATGTGGACAAACCTCGAAATCTTGCTAAAAGTGTTACGGTAGAGTAA
- a CDS encoding cation:proton antiporter, whose amino-acid sequence MEILESIILILSLLIVANIVSHYFVSIPPSLLQIAAGVLAALFMHVKIYVDTEWFLLAFIAPILFNDGNNFPKRELWKLKGPILGNAIVLVIISTVVGGVFVKWLIPTLPWATAFTLVAVLSPTDPIAVQSIAKKAHIPDKLMHLISGESLINDASGLICFKYGVAATVTGMFSLKDATIDFFHISIVGALVGAVMIWIFNGIRLYLMNQGVDDSILHAIIQIIIPFIIYYIAEDVFDVSGVVAVVIAGILNISSNRNLSSFTPEIKMVTSRTWDLVVYVLNGIVFVLLGIEIPFAMEELVHNDNINTIGAVFLAFIIWIMLVVIRAVWSYVYTTFSNNADNKIVLWSKTRFDDCIMSGISGVRGAVTMVGVLSLPMTIKGGAPFPSRTLLLFLASTVIIFSLLGATILIPLLTKNSAPVAYRGNTFVSDEDDDNDDEDETPVVVKLTQAEANRIILDKTIKKLRSEMDDGDTAVYSSVIAEYLYDIRNLSIRNRSPKLASHQISKRRVKGKKDAELWDICFNCELEAIDELYTNHEISDEAYDLANRKIAKYKKEIVHRRYNSTVEFFLSYFRRTYLQIRRWFYRSVKYDDMQQINQDSIKISTAGAKRALVKLQELAHSDNDDFTDNLIYIFQRHYEDRLELLQGKYRGRTPQFSGDRAALEVKALSYQRAFVQDMLEQGKISKKTANELRQNINYSEEVINIGVE is encoded by the coding sequence GTGGAGATACTTGAATCAATCATTTTGATTCTTTCACTTTTAATTGTTGCCAATATTGTAAGTCACTACTTTGTGTCGATTCCGCCCAGTTTGTTACAAATTGCTGCCGGCGTTTTGGCTGCACTATTTATGCACGTCAAAATTTATGTTGATACAGAGTGGTTTTTGTTAGCTTTTATTGCCCCGATTTTGTTCAATGATGGGAATAATTTTCCTAAACGTGAACTGTGGAAATTAAAGGGGCCTATTTTAGGAAATGCAATTGTTCTAGTTATCATTTCTACTGTGGTCGGTGGAGTATTTGTAAAATGGCTTATTCCGACTTTACCTTGGGCAACAGCATTCACTTTAGTGGCGGTATTGTCGCCAACTGATCCGATTGCTGTACAGTCAATTGCTAAAAAAGCCCATATTCCTGATAAATTGATGCATTTGATCAGTGGAGAAAGTTTGATCAATGATGCGTCTGGTTTGATTTGTTTTAAATATGGTGTTGCCGCCACAGTTACCGGGATGTTTTCCCTAAAAGATGCCACGATTGACTTCTTTCATATCTCAATTGTCGGTGCTCTAGTTGGTGCTGTGATGATTTGGATTTTTAATGGGATTAGATTGTACTTGATGAACCAAGGTGTTGATGACTCAATTCTTCATGCCATTATTCAGATTATTATTCCGTTTATTATTTATTACATAGCGGAAGATGTTTTCGATGTATCTGGTGTAGTTGCAGTCGTTATTGCGGGGATTCTAAATATCTCGTCGAACCGTAATCTTAGCAGTTTTACGCCTGAAATTAAGATGGTCACTTCGAGAACGTGGGATTTGGTCGTTTATGTCTTGAACGGGATCGTCTTTGTCTTATTAGGTATCGAGATACCATTTGCGATGGAGGAATTAGTTCATAATGACAACATTAATACGATTGGGGCAGTCTTTTTAGCCTTTATTATTTGGATTATGCTGGTGGTTATTAGAGCTGTGTGGAGTTATGTATACACTACTTTCTCCAATAATGCCGATAATAAAATCGTTTTGTGGTCGAAAACTCGGTTTGATGATTGTATAATGTCTGGAATTTCTGGTGTTCGTGGTGCCGTTACAATGGTCGGTGTTTTGTCATTACCAATGACCATTAAAGGTGGAGCACCATTTCCTTCGCGAACATTACTTTTATTCTTAGCAAGTACCGTGATTATTTTTAGTTTGTTAGGGGCGACAATTTTAATTCCTTTATTAACTAAAAATAGTGCACCCGTTGCTTATCGTGGTAATACTTTTGTTTCTGATGAAGATGACGATAATGACGATGAAGATGAAACTCCAGTTGTTGTGAAATTAACACAAGCTGAGGCTAATCGAATTATTTTGGATAAGACAATCAAAAAATTGCGTAGTGAAATGGATGACGGAGATACTGCAGTTTATTCATCCGTCATTGCTGAATATTTGTATGATATTCGTAATTTAAGTATTCGTAATCGCAGTCCGAAACTTGCTAGTCATCAAATTAGTAAGCGTCGGGTCAAAGGTAAGAAGGATGCTGAATTGTGGGACATTTGTTTTAACTGTGAGTTAGAAGCAATTGACGAATTATATACAAACCATGAAATTTCCGATGAGGCCTATGATCTGGCTAATCGCAAGATTGCTAAGTATAAAAAAGAGATTGTTCACCGTCGTTATAATTCAACAGTTGAGTTTTTCCTAAGTTACTTTAGAAGAACTTATTTACAAATTAGACGTTGGTTTTATCGTTCCGTTAAGTACGATGATATGCAACAAATAAACCAAGACTCTATTAAAATTTCTACTGCTGGAGCTAAGCGAGCTCTGGTTAAATTGCAAGAATTGGCACATTCTGATAATGATGATTTTACTGATAATTTAATTTATATTTTCCAGCGGCATTATGAAGACCGCTTAGAATTACTACAAGGAAAATATCGTGGACGGACACCGCAATTTAGTGGTGATCGAGCTGCTTTGGAAGTAAAAGCTTTGAGTTATCAACGTGCTTTTGTTCAAGATATGTTAGAACAAGGTAAAATTAGCAAGAAAACTGCAAATGAGTTGCGTCAAAATATCAATTACAGTGAAGAGGTTATTAATATAGGAGTTGAGTAA
- a CDS encoding VanZ family protein yields the protein MDRLKRLEKWFWSGVVLIELVLFYSSSMTYKQQTSVPFLEKYIQGKPLRDSLSKIHFNYGGKEQSIANDGYYHFVEFFIRKGAHFGIYLILGVFLCLALYTYFKRNHFLQIFVPWMMTTGLAAFDEFHQGLTGGRTPSVSDVILDSMGGLTGALIVVIVLYFVIWRQRKSTKTSQV from the coding sequence ATGGATAGATTAAAAAGGTTAGAGAAATGGTTTTGGAGTGGAGTTGTTTTAATTGAATTGGTTTTATTTTACAGTTCGTCTATGACTTACAAACAACAAACTTCAGTACCCTTTTTAGAAAAATATATTCAGGGTAAACCGTTACGTGATAGTTTAAGCAAAATTCACTTTAACTATGGTGGTAAAGAACAGTCCATTGCAAATGATGGTTATTATCATTTCGTTGAATTCTTTATCCGTAAAGGTGCTCATTTTGGAATTTATTTAATACTGGGTGTCTTTTTATGCTTGGCGTTGTATACGTATTTTAAACGCAATCATTTTCTTCAAATATTTGTTCCATGGATGATGACAACCGGATTAGCTGCATTTGATGAATTTCATCAAGGTCTAACGGGTGGTAGGACGCCCTCAGTGTCAGATGTCATTTTAGATAGTATGGGTGGTTTAACTGGTGCTTTAATTGTTGTGATTGTCTTGTACTTTGTTATTTGGCGCCAGCGGAAGTCTACCAAGACATCTCAAGTTTAA
- the murB gene encoding UDP-N-acetylmuramate dehydrogenase, whose translation MLNFPVEKLPNIEFKLNEPLSKYTFTKTGGPADTLAFPKTRKELVEIVDTARDNQVPITVIGNASNLIIKDGGIRGIVIILPNFHKIEVSDTSVTAEAGATIINTTIEAQKAGLTGIEFAAGIPGSVGGAVFMNAGAYGGEIKDCFESAEVLMPDGRITILTHSDMDFGYRHSIVQDNGGIVISATFSLKRGNKEAIQEEMDRLNELRRSKQPLEYPSCGSVFKRPKGHFTGPLIIKAGLQGKMVGGAQVSMKHAGFIVNIKHATATDYMNLIHLIQKVVKEDSGVSLHTEVRIIGEEPTE comes from the coding sequence ATGTTGAATTTTCCAGTTGAAAAGTTACCAAATATTGAATTTAAATTAAATGAACCTTTAAGTAAATATACCTTTACCAAAACCGGTGGTCCGGCTGATACATTGGCTTTTCCTAAGACTCGTAAAGAATTAGTCGAAATCGTTGATACAGCTAGAGATAATCAAGTGCCAATTACTGTTATTGGAAATGCCAGTAATTTGATTATTAAAGATGGCGGTATTCGCGGAATCGTAATTATTTTGCCTAATTTCCACAAAATTGAGGTTTCCGATACGAGCGTTACAGCAGAAGCTGGGGCAACAATCATCAATACGACGATTGAAGCACAAAAGGCTGGTTTAACCGGAATTGAATTTGCCGCTGGAATTCCTGGAAGTGTTGGTGGAGCAGTCTTCATGAATGCAGGTGCTTATGGTGGTGAGATCAAGGATTGCTTTGAATCTGCTGAAGTTTTGATGCCAGATGGACGTATAACGATTTTGACACATTCAGATATGGACTTTGGTTATCGTCACAGTATCGTTCAGGATAACGGTGGCATCGTTATAAGCGCTACGTTCAGCTTGAAACGTGGCAATAAGGAAGCTATTCAAGAAGAAATGGACCGTTTGAATGAATTGAGACGTTCAAAACAGCCATTGGAATACCCATCTTGTGGTAGCGTCTTTAAACGTCCTAAAGGGCATTTTACTGGTCCATTAATTATTAAAGCTGGTTTGCAAGGAAAGATGGTCGGTGGAGCCCAAGTGTCTATGAAGCACGCCGGCTTTATCGTTAATATCAAACACGCAACCGCAACAGATTACATGAATTTGATTCACTTAATTCAAAAGGTTGTTAAGGAAGATTCAGGCGTTTCCTTACATACAGAAGTTCGTATTATTGGTGAAGAACCAACAGAATAA
- the glmM gene encoding phosphoglucosamine mutase: MTKYFGTDGVRGIANKELSPELAFKLGRFGGYVLTQHSENSDSRPRVLVARDTRISGQMLQSSLISGLLSVGIEVLNLDVITTPAVAYLIRAVSADAGIMISASHNPAEDNGIKFFGSDGYKLPDDVEDEIEELLDAKEDTLPRPSAEGLGSVSDYPEGAQKYLQFLKQTLSDDLSGMKIVLDTANGSTSRLASTLFADLGVDFEIMASHPDGININKNVGSTHPEELAKRVKESDAVAGLAFDGDGDRCIAVDADGNIVDGDKIMFILGKYLHDGGRLKKDTIVTTVMSNLGLYKAIEANGMKSVQTAVGDRHVVEEIRKNNYNIGGEQSGHVVLYEYMNTGDGMLTGIHLLHVMKETGKSLAELGSPVKIYPQKLVNVPVADKNSWDQHQPILDSIKAVKDEMAGDGRVLVRPSGTQALLRVMCEASTEEKVNEYCDQIVEVVKNELN; encoded by the coding sequence ATGACAAAATATTTTGGAACAGACGGAGTAAGAGGTATTGCAAATAAAGAATTAAGTCCTGAATTAGCATTTAAGCTAGGTCGTTTTGGTGGCTATGTTCTAACACAACATTCAGAAAATAGTGACTCACGTCCACGTGTTTTAGTTGCTAGAGATACACGTATTTCAGGTCAAATGTTGCAATCAAGTTTGATTTCTGGACTACTTTCAGTCGGAATCGAAGTTTTAAATCTTGACGTTATTACAACTCCAGCCGTTGCTTATTTAATACGTGCCGTTTCAGCTGATGCCGGAATTATGATCTCTGCATCTCATAATCCAGCTGAAGATAACGGAATCAAGTTCTTTGGTTCAGATGGTTACAAGTTGCCAGATGATGTTGAAGACGAAATTGAAGAGTTACTAGATGCTAAGGAAGATACTTTGCCAAGACCATCAGCTGAAGGTTTAGGTAGTGTTTCTGATTATCCAGAAGGTGCTCAAAAGTATCTACAATTCTTGAAACAAACATTGTCAGATGATTTAAGCGGCATGAAGATTGTTTTGGATACTGCTAATGGTTCAACAAGTCGTCTTGCAAGCACCTTGTTTGCTGATTTAGGCGTTGATTTTGAAATCATGGCTTCACATCCGGACGGAATCAATATCAACAAAAATGTTGGTTCAACTCATCCAGAAGAATTAGCTAAGCGTGTAAAAGAATCAGATGCCGTTGCTGGATTAGCTTTTGACGGTGACGGAGATCGTTGTATTGCCGTTGACGCTGACGGAAATATTGTTGATGGGGATAAAATTATGTTTATCCTTGGTAAATATTTGCATGATGGTGGCCGTTTAAAGAAGGATACAATCGTAACAACTGTTATGAGTAATCTCGGTTTGTATAAAGCAATTGAAGCTAATGGAATGAAGTCAGTTCAAACAGCCGTTGGTGACCGTCACGTTGTTGAAGAGATTCGTAAGAATAACTACAACATTGGTGGGGAACAATCAGGACACGTTGTTTTGTATGAATACATGAATACAGGGGATGGAATGCTAACAGGTATCCATTTGCTACATGTCATGAAAGAAACAGGCAAGTCATTGGCTGAATTAGGCTCACCTGTAAAGATTTATCCACAAAAGCTAGTTAATGTACCAGTAGCAGATAAAAACTCGTGGGATCAACACCAACCAATCTTAGACTCAATTAAAGCAGTCAAAGATGAAATGGCTGGCGATGGCCGTGTACTAGTACGTCCTAGTGGTACACAAGCCTTACTACGTGTTATGTGTGAAGCTTCAACCGAAGAAAAGGTTAACGAATATTGTGACCAAATTGTTGAAGTTGTAAAGAACGAATTAAACTAG